One part of the Paraburkholderia flagellata genome encodes these proteins:
- a CDS encoding protein adenylyltransferase SelO: MSFSPGTTESNSGSSATHTPATGPLADFERALIVPRDDAFAALGARFYTRLPGAPLPAPYAVGFSKDMAAQLGLDASAAADPAFAEFFCGNFTRERSPSAMSYATVYSGHQFGVWAGQLGDGRALTLGEVEYEGKRNEIQLKGAGRTPYSRMGDGRAVLRSSIREFLCSEAMHHLGIPTTRALTVIGSDQPVRREEMETAAVVTRVSPSFVRFGHFEHFYSHDDVDALRALADHVIARFYPQLREADDPYLALLDEAVRSTAALMVEWQAVGFCHGVMNTDNMSILGLTIDYGPFGFMDGFDANHICNHSDSQGRYAYRMQPQIGYWNLFCLAQALVPLFGAHYDIADEKKRGERVVADAQGVLERFKGHFAPALEARMRAKLGLENEREGDDALANKLFEIMHANRADFTLTYRNLARVSKHDASGDTSVRDLFLDRAAFDAWAAEYRARLAHETRDDAARAEAMNRTNPKYVLRNHLAQTAIERAAQKDFSEVERLAKVLERPFDEQPEHASYAGLPPDWASSLEVSCSS; the protein is encoded by the coding sequence ATGTCGTTTTCACCAGGCACTACCGAATCCAACAGCGGCTCGTCCGCTACGCACACGCCCGCCACCGGTCCGCTCGCCGACTTCGAACGCGCCTTGATCGTGCCGCGCGACGACGCCTTCGCCGCGCTCGGCGCCCGCTTTTACACGCGGCTGCCCGGCGCGCCGCTGCCCGCGCCCTACGCCGTCGGCTTTTCGAAGGACATGGCCGCGCAACTCGGGCTCGATGCATCCGCTGCTGCCGACCCCGCGTTTGCCGAGTTCTTTTGCGGAAATTTCACGCGCGAGCGCTCGCCATCGGCCATGTCGTACGCAACGGTCTACTCTGGCCACCAGTTCGGCGTATGGGCTGGCCAGCTCGGCGACGGCCGCGCGCTCACGCTCGGCGAGGTCGAATACGAGGGCAAACGCAACGAGATCCAGCTCAAAGGCGCGGGCCGCACGCCCTACTCGCGCATGGGCGACGGCCGCGCGGTGCTGCGCTCGTCGATCCGCGAATTCCTGTGCTCGGAAGCCATGCATCATCTCGGCATTCCGACCACGCGCGCGCTCACGGTCATCGGCTCCGACCAGCCGGTGCGCCGCGAGGAGATGGAAACGGCCGCCGTCGTCACGCGCGTGTCACCGAGCTTCGTGCGCTTCGGCCACTTCGAGCACTTCTACTCGCACGACGACGTGGACGCGCTGCGCGCGCTCGCCGACCACGTGATCGCGCGCTTCTATCCGCAACTGCGCGAAGCCGACGACCCGTACCTCGCCCTGCTCGACGAAGCGGTGCGCAGCACGGCGGCGCTGATGGTCGAGTGGCAGGCCGTGGGCTTCTGCCACGGCGTGATGAATACCGACAACATGTCGATTCTCGGCCTCACGATCGACTACGGGCCGTTCGGCTTCATGGATGGTTTCGACGCGAACCACATCTGCAATCATTCGGATTCGCAGGGCCGCTACGCGTACCGCATGCAGCCGCAGATCGGCTACTGGAATCTCTTTTGCCTCGCGCAAGCGCTCGTGCCGCTGTTCGGCGCGCACTACGACATCGCCGACGAAAAGAAGCGCGGCGAGCGCGTGGTGGCCGACGCGCAAGGCGTGCTCGAGCGCTTCAAGGGGCACTTCGCGCCCGCGCTCGAAGCGCGCATGCGTGCGAAGCTCGGCCTCGAAAACGAGCGCGAAGGCGACGATGCGCTGGCGAACAAGCTGTTCGAAATCATGCATGCCAACCGCGCCGATTTCACGCTCACGTATCGCAATCTCGCGCGCGTGTCGAAGCATGACGCGAGCGGCGACACGTCAGTGCGCGATCTCTTTCTCGATCGCGCCGCGTTCGACGCGTGGGCCGCCGAGTACCGCGCGCGCCTTGCGCACGAAACACGCGATGACGCCGCGCGCGCCGAGGCGATGAATCGCACGAATCCGAAATACGTGCTGCGCAATCACCTCGCGCAAACGGCGATCGAGCGCGCCGCGCAAAAGGACTTCAGCGAGGTCGAACGGCTCGCGAAGGTGCTGGAGCGGCCCTTCGACGAACAGCCGGAGCACGCGTCGTACGCAGGGCTGCCGCCCGACTGGGCCAGTTCGCTCGAAGTCAGTTGCTCTTCGTGA
- the msrB gene encoding peptide-methionine (R)-S-oxide reductase MsrB, translating to MSQDDHNSTAYPGYKADEQWREQLDDTQYQVTRHAATERAFTGKYWDHFDRGVYDCVCCGTPLFESDTKFDAGCGWPSYFRPINGEVIEEKTDRTHGMLRIEVRCKNCGAHLGHVFEDGPAPTGLRYCINSAALQFEPK from the coding sequence ATGAGCCAGGACGACCATAACTCCACCGCCTACCCGGGCTACAAAGCCGACGAGCAATGGCGGGAGCAGCTCGACGACACGCAATACCAGGTCACGCGCCACGCCGCGACCGAGCGCGCGTTCACGGGCAAGTACTGGGACCACTTCGACCGGGGTGTGTACGACTGCGTGTGCTGCGGCACGCCGCTCTTCGAGTCCGACACGAAATTCGACGCGGGCTGCGGCTGGCCGAGCTACTTCCGCCCGATCAACGGCGAGGTGATCGAGGAGAAAACCGACCGCACGCACGGCATGCTGCGCATCGAGGTGCGGTGCAAGAACTGCGGCGCGCATCTCGGTCACGTATTCGAAGATGGTCCGGCCCCGACGGGCCTTCGGTATTGCATCAATTCGGCTGCGCTACAATTCGAGCCCAAGTGA
- a CDS encoding septation protein A, translated as MKFLFDLFPIILFFVAFKLWGIFTATAVAIGATLVQIAWVAFRHRKVDPMLWLSLGIVVVFGGATLMLHDETFIKWKPTVLYWAFSVVLLVSQVAFGKNLIEAMMGKQITLPPRIWTQLNFVWSIFFALLGILNLFVAFHFSTDAWVDFKLFGATGILVVFIVGQSLWLSRYMKEEE; from the coding sequence ATGAAATTCCTGTTTGATCTGTTTCCGATCATCCTCTTTTTCGTCGCCTTCAAGCTGTGGGGCATCTTCACGGCGACGGCCGTGGCGATCGGCGCGACGCTCGTGCAGATCGCGTGGGTGGCGTTCCGCCACCGCAAGGTCGACCCGATGCTGTGGCTTTCGCTTGGCATCGTCGTCGTGTTCGGCGGCGCCACGCTGATGCTGCACGACGAAACCTTCATCAAGTGGAAGCCCACGGTGCTTTACTGGGCGTTCTCGGTCGTGCTGCTCGTTTCGCAAGTGGCATTCGGCAAGAACCTCATCGAAGCGATGATGGGCAAGCAGATCACGCTGCCGCCGCGCATCTGGACGCAACTCAACTTCGTGTGGTCGATCTTCTTCGCGCTGCTCGGCATTCTCAATCTCTTCGTGGCGTTCCACTTCTCCACAGACGCGTGGGTCGACTTCAAGCTCTTCGGCGCGACCGGCATTCTCGTGGTGTTCATCGTCGGCCAGAGCCTGTGGCTTTCGCGTTACATGAAGGAAGAAGAATGA
- a CDS encoding BolA family protein, with protein MSDVFLNASPAERMALIETRLTAALAPVSIEVRDDSAQHAGHAGAAAGGHYHVTIVALAFTGKARVARHRMVYDALAEAMQRGIHALAITALTPEEAAALPR; from the coding sequence ATGAGCGACGTCTTTCTCAACGCCAGCCCGGCTGAGCGCATGGCGCTCATCGAAACGCGCCTCACCGCGGCGCTCGCGCCCGTTTCCATTGAGGTGCGCGACGACAGCGCGCAGCACGCCGGACACGCCGGCGCGGCTGCCGGCGGTCACTATCATGTCACGATCGTTGCGCTCGCATTCACGGGGAAAGCCCGCGTGGCAAGGCATCGCATGGTGTATGATGCGCTGGCCGAGGCCATGCAGCGCGGCATCCACGCACTCGCGATCACGGCGCTCACGCCCGAAGAAGCCGCGGCGCTGCCCCGGTAA
- a CDS encoding peptidylprolyl isomerase: MTLKKTHLWVLLAACAAAPAFAQNIAVVNGTPIPKARADALIDQLVHQGQQDSPQLQMAVREELVNREILMQEAIREGIPNKPDVKAQIAVAQQTVVLRALIENFVKNNQPTDAEVKARYDQLTKDAGGSEYHLHHILVDNEQQAKDLIAKIKAGASFEDLAKQFSKDPGSAKNGGDLDWSDPKAYVPEFAAAATHLQKGQITDTPVHTQFGWHIIRVDDIRAVTPPPLEQVRPQIVQQIQQEKLQAFEENLRKQAKIQ; this comes from the coding sequence ATGACCTTGAAGAAGACCCATCTCTGGGTGTTGCTGGCTGCGTGCGCGGCGGCTCCCGCCTTTGCGCAGAACATCGCCGTCGTGAACGGCACGCCGATTCCCAAAGCGCGCGCCGATGCGCTGATCGACCAGCTCGTGCATCAAGGCCAGCAGGATTCGCCGCAGTTGCAAATGGCCGTGCGTGAAGAACTCGTGAACCGCGAAATCCTCATGCAGGAAGCCATTCGCGAAGGCATTCCGAACAAGCCGGACGTGAAGGCGCAAATCGCCGTGGCACAGCAGACCGTCGTGCTGCGCGCGCTGATCGAAAACTTCGTGAAGAACAATCAGCCGACCGACGCCGAAGTCAAGGCGCGCTACGACCAGCTCACAAAGGACGCGGGCGGCAGCGAGTACCACTTGCATCACATCCTCGTGGACAACGAGCAGCAGGCCAAGGACCTGATCGCGAAGATCAAGGCCGGCGCCAGCTTCGAAGACCTCGCAAAGCAGTTCTCGAAGGACCCGGGTTCGGCCAAGAATGGCGGCGACCTCGACTGGTCGGATCCGAAGGCTTATGTGCCGGAATTCGCTGCCGCGGCCACGCATCTGCAGAAAGGCCAGATCACCGATACGCCGGTGCATACGCAGTTCGGCTGGCACATCATCCGCGTGGACGACATCCGTGCGGTGACGCCGCCGCCGCTCGAGCAGGTGCGCCCGCAGATCGTCCAGCAAATCCAGCAGGAAAAGCTGCAGGCCTTCGAAGAGAATCTGCGCAAGCAAGCGAAGATTCAGTAA
- a CDS encoding Fic family protein, with translation MNSGEYTYIWQASDWPRWRFDLTALAEPMAEVSRAQGLLVGRLADVGMALRDQASLAALTEDVLKTSEIEGEQLNVASVRSSIARRMGVDIGALAPVDRHVEGVVEMVLDATTNSRAAVTRERLFGWHAALFPTGYAGLSRINVGAWRDDASGPMQVVSGPIGRQRVHFEAPPANRLEAETRRFLDWLNGPAREPPLIKAALGHLWFVTLHPFDDGNGRVARAIGDLLLARADGSAQRFYSLSAQIQRERKGYYDILERTQRGSMDVTPWLAWFFDALHRAVDQAQITLDAVLGKARFWRDWATTPFNERQVKLLNRLLDGFEGKLTSGKWAAIARCSSDTALRDINDLVARGVLRKTEGGGRSTSYELNA, from the coding sequence ATGAATAGCGGCGAATACACCTACATCTGGCAAGCCAGCGACTGGCCACGGTGGCGCTTCGATCTGACGGCGCTTGCCGAGCCAATGGCCGAGGTCAGCCGCGCCCAAGGCTTGCTGGTAGGCCGGCTGGCCGATGTCGGCATGGCGCTGCGCGATCAGGCGAGCCTCGCGGCCCTCACAGAGGACGTGCTCAAGACGAGCGAGATCGAGGGCGAGCAGCTCAATGTCGCCTCTGTGCGCTCGTCCATCGCGCGTCGAATGGGCGTGGACATCGGAGCGCTCGCGCCGGTGGACCGTCACGTGGAAGGGGTGGTGGAAATGGTGCTCGACGCGACGACCAACAGCCGCGCGGCGGTCACGCGCGAGCGCCTGTTCGGCTGGCACGCCGCGCTGTTCCCTACGGGTTACGCCGGTCTCTCGCGGATCAACGTCGGCGCATGGCGCGATGACGCGAGCGGGCCCATGCAGGTGGTCTCGGGCCCTATTGGCCGTCAACGCGTGCATTTCGAAGCGCCGCCTGCGAACCGGCTCGAAGCCGAGACGCGGCGCTTTCTCGACTGGCTCAACGGCCCGGCACGAGAGCCGCCGCTAATCAAGGCCGCCCTCGGTCATCTATGGTTTGTGACGCTGCACCCGTTCGACGACGGCAATGGCCGGGTGGCGAGAGCCATCGGTGACTTGCTGCTCGCGCGCGCGGACGGCAGTGCGCAGCGCTTTTACAGCCTTTCCGCGCAGATTCAGCGGGAGCGCAAGGGCTATTACGACATACTGGAGCGCACGCAGCGCGGCTCGATGGATGTCACGCCGTGGCTCGCCTGGTTCTTCGACGCGCTGCATCGCGCGGTCGATCAGGCGCAGATCACGCTGGACGCCGTGCTCGGCAAGGCGCGTTTCTGGCGCGACTGGGCCACGACGCCGTTCAACGAGCGGCAAGTCAAGCTGCTCAACCGTCTGCTCGACGGCTTCGAAGGCAAGCTCACGAGCGGGAAGTGGGCCGCCATCGCCAGGTGTTCGTCCGATACGGCGTTACGCGACATCAACGATCTGGTGGCGCGCGGCGTGCTGCGCAAAACCGAGGGTGGTGGCCGCAGCACGAGCTACGAGCTCAACGCGTAG
- the purL gene encoding phosphoribosylformylglycinamidine synthase — protein MAHFSCFPGASALSDFRQTRLLETLQRIDANIVGVHGQYLHFVNSATPLIPDDSAKIEALMHYGAPFAAPQERGSALTFLVVPRFGTVSPWASKATDIAHHCGLEQVRRIERGVEYTVVLKSGLLGGKKTLSEEAHAAVAAALHDRMTESVAPSRDAALHLFDELPARAMQTVDVLGKGRAALETANGELGLALADDEIDYLVENFKKLERNPTDVELMMFAQANSEHCRHKIFNASWTIDGQDQDMSLFAMIRNTEKISPQGTIVAYSDNSSIMEGAVAERWFPRKNNADGTPGEQYGRHTELTHTLMKVETHNHPTAISPFAGAATGSGGEIRDEGATGRGARPKAGLTGFTVSNLDLPDAREAWEDARDAAVPLTLRNPADTQGAYGRPDRIASPLQIMIDGPLGGAAFNNEFGRPNLGGYFRTYEQNVAGTVRGYHKPIMIAGGLGNISAQHTHKHDLPAGTLLIQIGGPGMRIGMGGGAASSMATGTNTAELDFDSVQRGNPEIERRAQEVINSCWQLGERNPILSIHDVGAGGLSNAFPELVDGADKGARFELRKVQLEESGLSPREIWSNESQERYVLAIAPADLAEFEAICERERCPFAVVGVATDARDLKLIDTDEQALAANGGHQPVDMPMDILLGKPPRMHRDVEHASVPLAPVEVTGVSFDEVAKSVLRHPTVGSKSFLITIGDRSVGGTTVRDQMVGPWQVPVADCAITALDYAGYKGEAMTMAERTPLAVIDAPASGRMAVGEAITNIASAPILSLDKLKLSANWMAACGAPGEDAALYDTVKAIGMELCPALGIGIPVGKDSLSMRTKWNEEGVAKEVVAPVSLIISAFAPVDDVRRHLTPQLRRVDEVGESVLIAIDLGRGKNRMGGSIFAQVTQQVGDAVPDVDNAEDLKQFFTAIQQLNANEQLLAYHDRSDGGLWATVCEMAFAGHTGVSLNVDMLTLDSEHESDYGDAKDWAKQTSGRREDRTLRALFSEELGAVIQVPAQQRDAVMAVLRAHGLSVCSHVIGTLNPRDSIEIYRDAKRIYDAPRAELQRVWSEVSWRIARLRDNPACADSEYDALLDAADPGMQPHLTFDPAEDIAAPFIGKGARPRVAILREQGVNSHLETAYAFDRAGFDAHDVHMSDLLEGRATLADFAGAVACGGFSYGDVLGAGEGWAKTIRFNAKLADMFAAFFAREDTFALGICNGCQMMSSLASMIPGAQAWPKFTRNKSEQFEARFSLVEVQGSPSIFFNGMEGSRIPVAVAHGEGFADFSQQGDISKVAVAMRYVDHRAQATEAYPFNPNGSPQGITSVTTPDGRFTVLMPHTERVQRTVTMSWHPEAWGEASPWMRAFQNARKWLG, from the coding sequence ATGGCCCACTTCTCGTGTTTCCCCGGCGCTTCGGCCCTTTCCGACTTCCGTCAGACCCGCCTGCTCGAGACGCTTCAGCGTATCGACGCCAACATCGTCGGCGTGCACGGCCAGTATCTGCATTTCGTCAATTCGGCTACGCCGCTCATCCCTGATGACAGCGCGAAGATCGAAGCGCTGATGCACTACGGCGCGCCGTTCGCGGCCCCGCAGGAGCGCGGCAGCGCGCTCACGTTCCTCGTCGTGCCGCGTTTTGGCACTGTGTCGCCGTGGGCGAGCAAAGCCACGGACATCGCGCATCATTGCGGCCTCGAGCAAGTGCGCCGCATCGAGCGCGGCGTCGAATACACCGTGGTCCTCAAGTCGGGCCTGCTCGGCGGCAAGAAGACGCTTTCAGAAGAGGCGCACGCGGCCGTCGCCGCGGCGCTGCACGACCGCATGACGGAAAGCGTGGCGCCTTCGCGCGACGCGGCGCTGCACCTGTTCGACGAACTGCCGGCCCGTGCGATGCAGACGGTCGACGTATTGGGCAAAGGCCGTGCTGCTCTGGAGACGGCCAACGGCGAACTGGGCCTCGCGCTCGCCGATGATGAAATCGACTACCTCGTCGAGAACTTCAAGAAGCTCGAGCGCAACCCGACCGACGTCGAGTTGATGATGTTCGCGCAGGCCAACAGCGAACACTGCCGCCACAAGATCTTCAACGCGAGCTGGACGATCGACGGCCAGGACCAGGATATGTCGCTCTTCGCGATGATCCGCAACACCGAGAAGATCAGCCCGCAAGGCACGATCGTCGCGTACTCGGACAACTCGTCGATCATGGAAGGCGCGGTCGCGGAGCGCTGGTTCCCGCGCAAGAACAACGCCGATGGCACGCCGGGCGAACAATATGGCCGCCACACCGAACTCACGCACACGCTGATGAAGGTGGAGACGCACAACCACCCCACGGCGATCTCGCCGTTCGCCGGCGCGGCCACGGGCTCGGGCGGCGAAATCCGCGACGAAGGCGCGACGGGCCGCGGCGCGCGCCCCAAAGCGGGGCTCACGGGCTTCACGGTCTCGAACCTCGATCTGCCCGACGCGCGCGAAGCGTGGGAAGACGCCCGCGACGCGGCCGTGCCGCTTACGCTGCGCAATCCCGCCGACACGCAGGGCGCTTATGGCCGCCCGGACCGCATCGCCTCGCCGCTGCAGATCATGATCGACGGCCCGCTCGGCGGCGCCGCGTTCAACAACGAATTCGGCCGCCCGAACCTCGGCGGCTACTTCCGCACCTACGAGCAAAACGTTGCGGGCACCGTGCGCGGCTATCACAAGCCGATCATGATCGCGGGCGGCCTCGGCAACATCAGCGCGCAGCACACACACAAGCATGACTTGCCGGCCGGCACGCTGCTGATCCAGATCGGCGGCCCGGGCATGCGCATCGGTATGGGCGGCGGCGCGGCCAGTTCGATGGCGACCGGCACCAACACCGCCGAACTCGACTTCGACTCGGTTCAGCGCGGCAACCCGGAAATCGAGCGCCGCGCGCAGGAAGTCATCAACTCGTGCTGGCAACTGGGCGAGCGCAACCCGATCCTGAGCATTCACGACGTGGGCGCGGGCGGCCTTTCCAACGCCTTCCCGGAACTCGTCGACGGCGCCGACAAGGGCGCGCGCTTCGAACTGCGCAAGGTACAGCTCGAAGAATCGGGTCTTTCGCCGCGTGAAATCTGGTCGAATGAATCGCAGGAACGCTACGTTCTCGCCATCGCGCCCGCCGATCTGGCGGAGTTCGAGGCGATCTGCGAGCGTGAGCGTTGCCCGTTCGCCGTCGTGGGTGTCGCAACCGACGCACGCGACCTGAAGCTCATCGACACCGACGAGCAGGCGCTCGCGGCCAACGGCGGCCACCAGCCGGTCGACATGCCGATGGACATCCTGCTCGGCAAGCCGCCGCGCATGCATCGCGACGTCGAGCACGCGAGCGTGCCGCTCGCGCCGGTCGAAGTCACGGGTGTTTCGTTCGACGAAGTCGCGAAGAGCGTACTGCGTCACCCGACGGTTGGCAGCAAGTCCTTCCTCATCACCATCGGCGACCGCTCGGTGGGCGGCACGACGGTGCGCGACCAGATGGTCGGCCCGTGGCAGGTGCCGGTGGCCGACTGCGCGATCACCGCGCTCGATTACGCCGGCTACAAGGGCGAAGCGATGACGATGGCCGAGCGTACGCCGCTCGCCGTGATCGATGCGCCCGCATCGGGCCGCATGGCCGTGGGCGAGGCGATCACCAACATTGCGAGCGCACCAATCCTGTCGCTCGACAAGCTCAAGCTTTCCGCGAACTGGATGGCCGCGTGCGGCGCACCGGGCGAAGACGCCGCGCTCTACGACACCGTGAAGGCGATCGGCATGGAGTTGTGCCCGGCGCTTGGCATCGGCATTCCGGTGGGCAAGGATTCGCTCTCCATGCGCACGAAGTGGAACGAGGAAGGCGTGGCGAAGGAAGTGGTCGCGCCGGTTTCGCTCATCATCTCCGCGTTCGCGCCGGTCGACGACGTGCGCCGCCATCTCACGCCGCAACTGCGCCGCGTCGACGAAGTGGGCGAGTCGGTTCTGATCGCCATCGATCTGGGTCGCGGCAAGAACCGCATGGGCGGCAGCATCTTCGCGCAGGTCACGCAGCAAGTGGGCGACGCGGTGCCCGACGTCGACAACGCAGAAGACCTCAAGCAGTTCTTCACGGCCATCCAGCAACTGAACGCGAACGAGCAACTGCTCGCGTACCACGACCGCTCGGACGGCGGTCTGTGGGCGACGGTTTGCGAAATGGCCTTCGCGGGCCACACCGGCGTGTCGCTGAATGTGGACATGCTCACGCTCGACAGCGAGCACGAATCCGATTACGGCGACGCCAAGGACTGGGCGAAGCAGACAAGCGGCCGCCGCGAAGACCGCACGCTGCGTGCGCTCTTCTCCGAAGAACTCGGCGCGGTGATCCAGGTGCCGGCACAGCAGCGCGATGCCGTGATGGCAGTGCTGCGCGCACACGGTCTGTCGGTCTGCTCGCACGTGATCGGCACGCTGAATCCGCGCGACTCGATCGAAATCTACCGCGACGCCAAGCGCATCTATGATGCGCCGCGCGCCGAACTGCAGCGTGTGTGGAGCGAAGTGAGCTGGCGCATTGCGCGCCTGCGCGATAACCCCGCATGCGCCGATTCCGAATACGACGCGCTTCTCGACGCCGCCGATCCGGGCATGCAGCCGCATCTGACGTTCGATCCGGCCGAGGACATCGCAGCGCCGTTCATCGGCAAGGGTGCACGTCCGCGCGTGGCGATCCTGCGCGAGCAGGGCGTGAACTCGCACCTCGAAACCGCGTATGCGTTCGACCGCGCGGGCTTCGACGCGCACGACGTCCACATGAGCGATCTGCTCGAAGGCCGCGCCACACTCGCCGACTTCGCGGGCGCGGTGGCCTGCGGCGGCTTCTCGTACGGTGATGTGCTGGGCGCAGGCGAAGGCTGGGCCAAAACGATCCGCTTCAACGCGAAGCTCGCGGACATGTTCGCGGCGTTCTTCGCGCGCGAGGACACGTTTGCGCTCGGCATCTGCAACGGCTGCCAGATGATGTCGAGCCTCGCCTCGATGATCCCGGGCGCGCAAGCCTGGCCGAAGTTCACGCGCAACAAGTCGGAACAGTTCGAAGCGCGCTTCTCGCTCGTGGAAGTGCAGGGCTCGCCGTCGATCTTCTTCAACGGTATGGAAGGCTCGCGCATTCCGGTGGCGGTCGCGCACGGCGAAGGTTTCGCGGACTTCTCGCAGCAGGGCGACATTTCGAAGGTGGCCGTGGCGATGCGCTACGTCGACCATCGCGCCCAGGCCACGGAAGCTTACCCGTTCAACCCGAATGGCTCGCCGCAAGGCATCACGTCGGTCACGACGCCCGACGGCCGCTTCACGGTGCTCATGCCGCACACCGAGCGCGTGCAGCGCACGGTGACGATGAGCTGGCACCCCGAAGCCTGGGGCGAAGCGAGCCCGTGGATGCGTGCGTTCCAGAACGCGCGCAAGTGGTTGGGCTAA